One window of Oryza brachyantha chromosome 12, ObraRS2, whole genome shotgun sequence genomic DNA carries:
- the LOC102710162 gene encoding F-box/LRR-repeat protein 3-like, translated as MAARDAKRRRLNLALSPPPPLHDLADELLFLILDSLAADDPRALKSFALVSRACHAAESRHRRLLRPFRPDLLPSALARYPHVSRLDLSLCPRVPDAALAALSAAPSLSTVDLSRSRGFGAAGLAALVAACPNLTDLDLSNGLDLGDAAAAEVAKARRLHRLSLSRCKRLTDMGLGCIAVGCPDLRDLSLRWCIGVTHLGLDLLALKCKKLNVLDLSYTMIVKKCFPAIMKLQNLQVLLLVGCNGIDDDALSSLDQQCSRSLQVLDMSNSCNITHVGIMSVVKAMPNLLELNLSYCSPVTPPMSSSFELICKLRTLKLDGCQFMADGLKLIGKSCISLRELSLSKCSGVTDTDLSFVVSRLKNLLKLDVTCCHKITDVSLAAITTSCPSLISLRMESCSLLSSKGLQLIGKRCTRLEELDLTDTDLDDEGLKALSRCSKLSSLKIGICLRITDEGLSHISKSCPDLRDIDLYRSGAISDEGVTCMAQGCPMLESINLSYCTKITDCSLRSLSKCIKLNTLEIRGCPMVSSAGLAEIATGCRLLSKLDIKKCFKINDLGMIFLSQFSHNLRQINLSYCSVTDIGLISLSSICGLQNVTIVHLSGVTPNGLIAALMVFGLRKVKLHEAFKAMVPLQMLKVVEARGCIFQWVNKPYQVALEPCDVWKQQSQDLLVQ; from the exons ATGGCCGCCCGCGACGccaagcgccgccgcctcaacCTCGCCCtctccccgcccccgcccctccacgacctcgccgacgagctcctcTTCCTCATCCTCGACAGCCTCGCTGCCGACGACCCACGCGCCCTCAAGTCCTTCGCCCTCGTATCCCGCGCCTGCcacgccgccgagtcgcgccaccgccgcctcctccgccccttCCGCCCCgacctcctcccctccgcgctCGCTCGCTACCCTCATGTCTCCCGCCTCGATCTCTCCCTCTGCCCACGCGTCCCcgacgccgccctcgccgcgctctccgccgcgccctccctcTCCACCGTTGACCTCTCCCGCTCCAGGGgcttcggcgccgccggcctcgccgcgctcgtcgccgcatGCCCGAATCTCACGGACCTCGACCTGTCCAATGGCCTCGACCtcggcgacgccgcggcggcggaggtggccaAGGCGCGCCGCCTTCATAGGCTCTCGCTCTCGCGATGCAAGCGCCTCACGGACATGGGGCTCGGCTGCATCGCCGTCGGCTGCCCGGACCTGAGGGACCTCTCTCTCAGGTGGTGCATCGGGGTCACACATCTCGGCCTCGACCTCCTCGCCCTCAAGTGCAAGAAGCTCAACGTCCTGGATCTCTCCTACACCATG ATCGTAAAAAAGTGCTTCCCAGCCATCATGAAGCTACAGAATCTACAAGTGTTACTACTGGTGGGATGTAACGGAATCGATGATGATGCCCTTTCTAGTCTTGATCAACAGTGCAGCAGATCACTACAG GTGCTTGATATGTCAAACTCTTGCAATATTACTCATGTTGGTATTATGTCCGTTGTGAAGGCAATGCCAAATCTGTTGGAACTGAATCTATCATACTGCTCTCCT GTTACTCCTCCTATGTCGAGCAGCTTCGAACTGATCTGTAAATTGCGGACCTTGAAGCTTGATGGTTGCCAATTCATGGCTGATGGACTAAAATTGATTGGAAAATCCTGTATTTCTTTGAGGGAGTTAAGTTTGAGCAAATGTTCTGGAGTGACAGATACAGATCTGTCTTTTGTTGtgtcaagactgaaaaatttGCTGAAGCTGGATGTTACTTGTTGTCACAAAATCACTGATGtttcattagctgccatcacAACCTCATGCCCCTCCCTCATCTCTCTGAGAATGGAGTCCTGTAGCCTTCTTTCTAGCAAAGGATTACAACTGATTGGAAAACGATGTACTCGCTTGGAGGAGTTGGACCTTACTGATACCGATTTGGATGATGAAGGTTTGAAAGCTCTCTCTCGATGCAGCAAACTTTCAAGCCTAAAAATTGGCATATGCTTGAGGATAACTGATGAGGGCCTTAGCCATATTAGCAAGTCCTGTCCAGATCTCCGAGATATCGATTTGTACAG GTCTGGGGCCATCAGTGATGAAGGGGTTACTTGTATGGCTCAAGGATGCCCAATGTTAGAGTCTATCAATTTGTCCTACTGCACAAAAATAACAGACTGCTCATTGAGATCACTTTCAAAATGCATAAAGCTGAATACATTGGAGATTCGTGGCTGCCCCATGGTTTCCTCTGCTGGTCTCGCAGAAATAGCGACAGGATGCAGGCTACTTTCCAAGCTTGATATCAAGAAATGCTTTAAGATCAATGACTTGGGAATGATATTCCTTTCCCAATTCTCTCACAACCTCCGGCAG ATAAACTTATCGTATTGTTCGGTCACCGACATTGGACTTATCTCCCTTTCAAGCATATGTGGCCTGCAGAACGTGACCATTGTGCATTTATCGGGTGTTACACCAAATGGACTCATAGCTGCTCTTATGGTCTTTGGTTTGAGAAAAGTGAAGCTTCATGAAGCATTCAAAGCCATGGTTCCTCTGCAAATGCTCAAAGTTGTTGAGGCCCGTGGTTGTATTTTCCAGTGGGTTAATAAGCCCTACCAG GTTGCGCTAGAACCGTGTGACGTATGGAAGCAGCAATCACAAGATTTGCTTGTACAATGA
- the LOC121056072 gene encoding probable protein phosphatase 2C 73, translating to MGICCSKAKDELEDEGFPWKHDAFFHDQLWTAGVSMHTKQGWKGANQDAMTTCQDFAGRKGQIFCGVFDGHGPLGREVARHVRDTLPMKLSSSLALKTEQDPSSNIDKDSLDKSNCTSFSDTSDEKQLLHTWKNIFVKTFEDVDEDLRQHSRIDCICSGTTAVTVVRQGDHLMIANLGDSRAVLCTRDSKDRPIPVQLTTDLKPDLPSEAERILNCKGRVFAMDDEPDVPRLWLPDQDAPGLAMARAFGDFCLKSHGLICTPEVYYRKLSDKDEFLVLATDGIWDVLSNKEVIKIVSSATDHSKAAKQLVERAVRAWRRKFPTSMVDDCAVVCLFLKPSSSEESTPGDGKPQAVSFTGSFRKVLGGGAGGEADDGTNNVWRALEGVARVNSVVRLPRMGAVLSWRRRSTSLEEDDETRID from the exons ATGGGGATCTGCTGTAGCAAGGCCAAGGACGAGCTTGAGGACGAGGGCTTCCCATGGAAGCACGACGCCTTCTTCCACGACCAGCTTTGGACCGCTGGCGTCTCCATGCACACCAAGCAAGGCTGGAAGGGCGCCAACCAGGACGCCATGACTACCTGCCAG GACTTTGCTGGGCGAAAGGGCCAGATCTTTTGTGGAGTTTTTGATGGACATGGACCTCTTGGAAGGGAAGTTGCACGCCATGTCCGCGACACACTTCCAATGAAACTGTCCTCCTCTTTGGCACTGAAAACTGAACAAGATCCCTCCAGCAACATAGATAAGGATTCCCTGGATAAGTCAAATTGCACCTCATTCAGTGATACAAGCGATGAAAAACAATTGTTACACACCTGGAAGAACATATTTGTCAAGACATTTGAGGATGTGGATGAGGATCTGAGGCAACATTCTAGAATTGACTGCATTTGTAGTGGCACAACTGCTGTCACTGTCGTTAGACAG GGTGATCACCTGATGATTGCAAATTTGGGCGATTCGCGTGCTGTTCTATGCACCCGGGACAGCAAGGACCGCCCAATTCCAGTCCAACTCACCACTGACTTGAAACCAGATCTTCCAA GTGAAGCTGAGAGGATCCTAAATTGCAAAGGCCGGGTTTTCGCAATGGATGACGAGCCGGACGTACCTAGGCTGTGGCTACCAGACCAAGACGCGCCAGGCCTCGCCATGGCAAGGGCCTTTGGTGACTTCTGCTTGAAGAGCCATGGGCTGATTTGTACACCAGAAGTCTATTACAGGAAGCTATCTGACAAAGATGAATTCTTGGTGCTTGCTACTGATGGC ATATGGGACGTTCTATCCAACAAGGAGGTGATCAAGATCGTGTCATCGGCCACTGACCATTCCAAGGCGGCCAAGCAGCTCGTGGAGCGGGCGGTGCGCGCGTGGCGGCGCAAGTTCCCGACGTCGATGGTCGACGACTGCGCCGTCGTCTGCCTCTTCCTGAAGCCATCTTCGTCGGAGGAGAGCACGCCGGGGGACGGCAAGCCTCAGGCCGTGTCGTTCACGGGCAGCTTCCGCAAGGTCctgggaggcggcgccggcggcgaggcggatgATGGGACGAACAACGTGTGGAGAGCTCTGGAGGGGGTGGCCAGG